From one Acidibrevibacterium fodinaquatile genomic stretch:
- a CDS encoding helix-turn-helix domain-containing protein: MRFTEIGQQLRAYRMETGLRAEEIAARLGVSRAALYRYEKGEVIKLDTIQRLAELLKISPLSLLGIGVEYYNRPAGYFERLRQIEETADQILLVHQPICYLTTSANYDSALAEAFFEAADAAGAERGAMRSAAEQLLGLLAARKKSYQARRPSIIAMVSASSIARFLEGGIASALPLSERMRRVCRDIAATEIEHTASLMETEPMGLQFGLLQSGEPSSTFEILRTRDRASLAVNPFPPDTAPNGQPGVAMVTSADDAVGAHQRVAEANWRDVLKGTAAAAKLRDLVARARSA, encoded by the coding sequence ATGCGCTTCACTGAGATCGGCCAGCAACTGCGCGCTTATCGCATGGAAACCGGCCTTCGCGCCGAGGAAATCGCCGCTCGTCTCGGCGTCTCCCGGGCAGCGCTCTATCGCTATGAAAAAGGCGAAGTCATCAAGCTCGACACCATTCAGCGTTTGGCTGAATTGCTCAAAATTTCGCCCTTATCCCTACTTGGGATCGGGGTCGAATATTATAATCGTCCTGCCGGCTATTTCGAGCGCCTCCGCCAGATCGAGGAAACCGCCGATCAGATCCTGCTCGTGCACCAGCCGATCTGTTATCTCACCACCTCCGCCAACTATGATTCGGCGCTCGCCGAAGCCTTTTTCGAAGCCGCCGACGCCGCCGGGGCGGAGCGCGGCGCCATGCGCTCGGCAGCGGAGCAATTGCTCGGCCTCCTTGCCGCCCGCAAGAAATCCTACCAAGCGCGACGCCCGAGCATCATCGCCATGGTCTCGGCCTCCTCGATCGCCCGCTTCCTCGAAGGCGGGATCGCGAGCGCGCTGCCGCTTTCGGAACGGATGCGCCGCGTCTGCCGCGACATCGCCGCCACCGAAATCGAACATACCGCAAGTCTGATGGAAACCGAGCCGATGGGCCTGCAATTCGGCCTCCTGCAATCGGGTGAGCCGAGCAGCACATTCGAGATTCTCCGCACCCGCGATCGCGCCAGCCTCGCCGTCAACCCGTTCCCACCCGATACCGCGCCGAATGGCCAGCCCGGCGTTGCGATGGTGACCAGCGCCGATGACGCCGTCGGCGCGCATCAGCGCGTCGCCGAA
- a CDS encoding 2-hydroxy-3-oxopropionate reductase, whose protein sequence is MQIGFIGLGIMGRPMALNLKKAGHEILVPERASLTAEIRAAATVLADATAVARAAEVVILMLPDTPDVEQVLFGANGVADGLSAGKLVIDMSSIDPLATKRFAERIAGLGCHYLDAPVSGGEVGAKQATLTIMVGGPEAAFRRAEPLFAAMGKSITHIGAENGAGQICKVANQIVVALNIEAVAEALLFASRAGADPARVRAALLGGFAASRVLEVHGQRMLDHSFAPGFRVRLHQKDLNLALSAARQLGLALPNTASAQQLFSAVVAHGGADRDHAAMLEALEELAAHKVHAPG, encoded by the coding sequence ATGCAGATCGGTTTCATCGGCCTTGGCATCATGGGGCGCCCGATGGCGCTCAATCTCAAGAAGGCCGGCCACGAGATCCTGGTTCCCGAACGCGCGAGCCTGACGGCGGAAATCCGCGCGGCGGCAACCGTGCTCGCCGATGCGACGGCGGTCGCGCGCGCCGCCGAGGTGGTGATCCTGATGCTGCCCGACACCCCCGATGTCGAGCAGGTGCTGTTTGGCGCAAACGGCGTCGCGGATGGGCTATCGGCGGGCAAGCTGGTGATCGACATGTCCTCGATCGACCCGCTCGCGACCAAGCGCTTCGCCGAACGCATCGCGGGCCTTGGCTGCCACTATCTCGACGCGCCGGTCTCGGGCGGCGAGGTCGGCGCCAAGCAAGCAACGCTCACCATCATGGTCGGCGGGCCGGAGGCGGCTTTCCGGCGCGCAGAGCCCCTATTTGCCGCCATGGGCAAGAGTATCACCCATATCGGGGCCGAGAATGGCGCGGGCCAGATCTGCAAGGTCGCCAACCAGATCGTGGTCGCGCTCAATATCGAGGCGGTGGCGGAGGCGTTGCTCTTCGCCTCGCGTGCCGGCGCCGATCCCGCGCGCGTCCGCGCCGCCCTGCTCGGCGGTTTCGCGGCCTCGCGGGTGCTCGAAGTGCATGGCCAGAGGATGCTCGATCACAGCTTCGCTCCGGGCTTTCGCGTCCGCCTGCATCAGAAGGATCTCAACCTCGCGCTCTCGGCGGCGCGTCAGCTCGGCCTTGCCCTCCCCAATACGGCGAGTGCGCAGCAGCTTTTCTCGGCGGTGGTGGCGCATGGTGGCGCCGACCGCGACCATGCGGCGATGCTGGAAGCACTCGAAGAGCTGGCCGCGCATAAGGTGCACGCGCCGGGGTGA
- the otnI gene encoding 2-oxo-tetronate isomerase — protein sequence MPRFCANLSMMFNEVPFLERFAAAAAAGFTAVEYLFPYDHDPATLRAALDAAGLTQVLFNAPPGDWSAGERGIACLPGREAEFRAGIRRALAYAQALGCRQVHCMAGLAPAGLSPVTLAAVYATNLAWAAEEAQAAGVRLLIEPINHRDMPGYFLNTTDQAADLIEALGRERLGLQFDLYHCQITEGDVTRRMARLMPLIAHMQIADVPDRHEPGSGEIGWEYVFARIDALGYQGWVGCEYRPAGDTNAGLAWRRRYGV from the coding sequence ATGCCGCGTTTCTGCGCCAATCTCTCGATGATGTTCAACGAGGTGCCGTTCCTCGAACGTTTCGCCGCCGCCGCCGCCGCCGGCTTCACCGCCGTCGAATATCTGTTTCCCTATGACCACGATCCGGCGACGCTGCGCGCCGCCCTCGACGCGGCGGGCCTGACCCAGGTGCTGTTCAACGCCCCGCCTGGGGATTGGTCGGCGGGGGAGCGCGGCATCGCCTGCCTTCCCGGCCGCGAAGCGGAATTCCGCGCCGGGATCCGCCGCGCCCTCGCCTATGCGCAAGCGCTCGGCTGCCGACAGGTGCATTGCATGGCCGGACTCGCGCCCGCTGGGCTTTCGCCGGTGACGCTGGCTGCGGTCTATGCGACCAACCTTGCCTGGGCGGCAGAAGAGGCGCAGGCAGCCGGGGTCAGATTGCTGATCGAGCCGATCAATCACCGCGACATGCCGGGCTATTTCCTCAATACCACCGACCAAGCCGCCGACCTCATCGAAGCGCTCGGGCGCGAGCGCCTCGGCCTGCAATTCGACCTCTATCACTGCCAGATCACCGAGGGTGACGTGACACGGCGGATGGCGCGTCTCATGCCGCTGATCGCGCATATGCAGATCGCCGACGTCCCTGACCGCCATGAGCCGGGAAGCGGTGAAATCGGCTGGGAGTATGTTTTCGCGCGCATCGACGCGCTCGGCTATCAGGGCTGGGTCGGCTGCGAATACCGCCCGGCCGGCGACACCAATGCCGGGCTCGCCTGGCGCCGGCGCTATGGCGTTTGA
- a CDS encoding TIGR02300 family protein, producing MAKPELGSKRTCVQCGTRFYDLLKQPAICPKCGAEQPPEQPRLRRPPTAVVEDKRPKKAVAPELEDADLVDIEVVEDADVIEDTADLEDDADTLDADIEVEPDGDEADH from the coding sequence ATGGCGAAGCCCGAACTCGGCAGCAAGCGCACCTGCGTCCAATGCGGCACCCGGTTCTATGATCTCCTGAAACAGCCGGCGATCTGCCCGAAATGCGGCGCCGAGCAGCCGCCCGAGCAGCCCCGTCTCCGCCGCCCGCCCACCGCCGTGGTCGAGGATAAGCGGCCGAAGAAAGCAGTGGCGCCGGAGCTCGAGGATGCCGATCTCGTCGATATCGAGGTGGTCGAGGACGCGGACGTGATCGAAGACACCGCCGATCTCGAAGACGATGCCGACACGCTCGACGCCGATATCGAGGTCGAGCCCGACGGCGACGAGGCCGATCACTGA